One segment of Panthera uncia isolate 11264 chromosome A3 unlocalized genomic scaffold, Puncia_PCG_1.0 HiC_scaffold_12, whole genome shotgun sequence DNA contains the following:
- the KRCC1 gene encoding LOW QUALITY PROTEIN: lysine-rich coiled-coil protein 1 (The sequence of the model RefSeq protein was modified relative to this genomic sequence to represent the inferred CDS: inserted 2 bases in 2 codons), producing the protein MALAPSSKPPVVAETSPQEAXVSASSSHPACSAAEAAVAAAXCPCLSATSTPAYPPAGGVGGEGDSSCRRPPLPQRSFLVVARSHHLGKVHARKLKQLMGEYDQISSPSSQPDKEQRKYSEYNNLVRRIFSHLLYREPLVVNLMKHSKKTYDSFQDELEDYIKVQKARGLEPKTCFRKMREDCLETCGYKEEVDYRPRHRMFDHRLSSETVQTYPRSCPISPKVENRLPQWLPAHDSRLRLDSLSYCQFTRDCFSEKPGPLNLSQQAYNCRPYSVESGVYKRLSSENSASAHQASHKQIHQHGKRHPEEAREKAEEERPKHRRKKGCEEIDLDKHKNFQRNLTQMETVRVSTEKLKNRKEKKGRDVASKKEERKRRKEKKEQGKERTEEEMLWDQSILGF; encoded by the exons ATGGCGTTGGCGCCGTCCAGTAAGCCGCCGGTGGTGGCGGAGACTTCCCCTCAGGAAG TGGTCTCCGCCTCCTCCTCTCACCCCGCCTGctcggcggcggaggcggcggtGGCGGCAG CCTGTCCCTGCCTCTCCGCCACCTCCACCCCGGCCTACCCCCCGGCCGGCGGCGTTGGCGGGGAGGGGGACAGTAGTTGTAGACGCCCGCCCCTGCCTCAGAGAAG CTTCCTGGTTGTTGCACGGTCTCACCATTTGGGGAAAGTCCATGCTAGAAAACTGAAGCAATTAATGGGGGAATATGATCAGATTTCTTCACCAAGTTCCCAGCCTGATAAAG AGCaaaggaaatattcagaataCAATAATCTAGTAAGAAGAATTTTCTCCCATCTTCTCTACAGAGAACCCCTTGTTGTCAACCTAATGAAGcattcaaagaagacatatgacTCTTTTCAAGATGAACTTGAAGATTATATCAAAGTGCAGAAAGCCAGAGGCTTAGAGCCAAAGACTTGTTTCAGAAAGATGAGAGAGGACTGTTTGGAAACTTGTGGGTACAAAGAAGAGGTTGATTACAGACCGAGGCATAGAATGTTTGATCACAGACTCTCATCTGAGACTGTCCAGACCTACCCGAGATCATGCCCTATTTCACCAAAGGTGGAAAACCGGTTACCTCAGTGGCTACCAGCTCATGACAGCAGGCTAAGACTAGACTCTCTGAGCTACTGCCAGTTCACCAGGGACTGTTTCTCAGAAAAACCAGGACCCCTGAACCTTAGTCAGCAAGCATATAACTGTCGCCCATACAGTGTGGAATCTGGAGTTTACAAGCGTCTCTCCTCAGAAAACAGTGCCAGCGCCCATCAAGCCAGTCATAAACAGATACATCAGCACGGGAAAAGGCACCCAGAGGAAGCcagagaaaaagcagaggaggagcGGCCCAAGCATAGGAGGAAAAAAGGTTGTGAGGAAATAGATTTAGACAAACACAAGAACTTCCAAAGAAATCTAACACAAATGGAAACAGTCAGGGTCAGTACAGAAAAGCTTAAGAATCGAAAGGAGAAAAAAGGCCGAGATGTGGCCTCTAAGAAAGAGGAACGTAAgcgtagaaaagagaaaaaggaacaaggtaaagagaggacagaggaggaaatgcTTTGGGACCAGTCTATCCTTGGATTTTGA